A single window of Paenibacillus sp. FSL H8-0537 DNA harbors:
- a CDS encoding YlmH/Sll1252 family protein — translation MKLPIYDHFHPDEKPFVDRAWEWVERSAQQHELKRTDFLDPRQAQIVQSLVNRHPDVELRLDGGYPEAERRRAIIGPDYRDLNQELAGIAVLEVQISGPGGTSQQLDHGDYLGALLGLGIKRDRVGDIHVHETFTHIMMTEDIADYLNVHLRQVHRASVLTEIIPLSSLLPVVPELQEMSFTVASMRVDGIASDVHRISRTKIVDPIRAGRCRVNWKTVEDPSEQLREGDVVSIKGLGRFKVLEADGVTKKGRIRLKVGKFI, via the coding sequence ATGAAATTACCTATATATGACCATTTCCACCCGGACGAGAAGCCATTCGTTGACCGGGCATGGGAATGGGTGGAACGGTCCGCACAGCAGCATGAGCTGAAGCGGACCGATTTTTTGGACCCGAGACAGGCGCAAATCGTGCAAAGCCTCGTCAATCGTCATCCGGATGTGGAGCTGAGGCTTGATGGCGGCTATCCGGAGGCCGAGCGCCGCCGGGCGATTATTGGGCCAGATTATCGGGATCTGAATCAGGAGCTTGCCGGTATCGCTGTGCTGGAGGTTCAGATCAGCGGCCCTGGCGGGACAAGCCAGCAGCTCGATCATGGCGACTATCTTGGCGCCTTGCTGGGCCTTGGCATAAAGCGTGACCGGGTAGGGGACATTCATGTCCATGAAACCTTCACTCACATTATGATGACGGAAGACATTGCGGATTATTTGAACGTTCATTTGAGGCAGGTGCACCGGGCGAGTGTATTGACTGAAATTATTCCATTGTCCTCTTTATTGCCAGTGGTGCCGGAGCTGCAGGAAATGAGCTTTACAGTAGCTTCGATGCGGGTGGATGGTATTGCGAGCGATGTGCATCGAATCAGCCGTACAAAGATCGTAGATCCTATCCGCGCCGGCAGATGCCGGGTGAACTGGAAAACGGTGGAGGACCCGTCCGAGCAATTGCGTGAAGGCGATGTCGTTTCAATCAAAGGGCTGGGCCGATTTAAAGTTTTGGAGGCGGATGGCGTGACGAAGAAAGGCAGAATTCGGCTGAAGGTAGGCAAATTTATTTAG
- a CDS encoding DivIVA domain-containing protein, with translation MPLTPLDIHNKEFGRRLRGYDEDEVNEFLDQVIKDYETIIRENKELQNQILNMQEKLNHFSNIEETLSKTIIVAQEAADEVRSNAKKEAQLIIKEAEKNADRIINDSLSKSRKVSVEVEELKKQASIFRARFRTLVEAQLELLSQDDWRTLDPGQHPELEQLSRG, from the coding sequence ATGCCGTTAACGCCATTGGACATACATAATAAGGAATTTGGTCGCCGGTTGCGCGGCTATGACGAGGATGAGGTCAATGAGTTTCTTGACCAGGTCATTAAAGATTATGAAACGATTATCCGCGAAAATAAGGAGCTGCAGAACCAGATCCTTAATATGCAGGAGAAGCTGAACCATTTCTCGAACATCGAAGAGACGCTGAGCAAGACGATTATCGTCGCACAAGAGGCGGCTGACGAGGTTCGAAGCAATGCGAAGAAGGAAGCGCAGCTGATCATCAAGGAAGCGGAGAAAAATGCGGATCGCATTATTAATGACTCGCTGAGCAAGTCGCGCAAAGTATCGGTTGAGGTTGAAGAGCTGAAGAAGCAGGCATCGATCTTCCGTGCACGGTTCCGTACGCTTGTAGAAGCGCAGCTGGAGCTGCTCAGCCAGGACGATTGGAGAACGCTTGATCCAGGCCAGCATCCGGAGCTGGAACAGCTTTCCCGCGGTTAA
- the ileS gene encoding isoleucine--tRNA ligase: MQRVDVKEKARTRELRVLKQWADNDTFKKSIENREGKPNFVFYEGPPTANGAPHIGHVLGRVIKDFICRYKTMSGYRVVRKAGWDTHGLPVELGVEKQLGISGKQEIENYGVEAFIKKCKDSVFEYEKQWRELTEGIAYWTDLDNPYITLKNEYIESVWHILSTIHNKGLLYRGHRVSPYCPCCQTTLSSHEVAQGYEDVKDLSATVKFKLAGSGESVLAWTTTPWTLPANVALAVNPELEYVRVASGGEVFIVAQNLVESVFKEEHEVLSSLKGSELVGQSYEPPFSYVAVENAHKVIAGDFVSDTSGTGIVHIAPAHGEDDYRVARQNGISMLNVVNNAGRYVDEVTDLAGRFVKDCDVDIVKMLSERGLLFSKERYEHSYPFCWRCKSPLLYYATESWFIETTAVKDQLIANNNGVDWYPGHIRDGRFGKFLEDLVDWNISRNRYWGTPLNVWICEATGKQYSPGSIADLRERAVGDVPEDIELHKPYVDEIKLKSPFAEGAVMTRTPEVIDVWFDSGSMPFAQHHVPFENAERFAEQYPADIICEGIDQTRGWFYSLLAVSTLYNGKAPYKAVISTGHILDENGQKMSKSKGNVIDPWEIINEYGTDAFRWALLADSAPWNSKRFSRSIVGEAKSKVIDTIVNTHAFYALYATIDGFDHQKHEERHSANKLDRWIVSRLNSLIKTTVKGLDGNDFLNPAKAIEIFVDELSNWYIRRSRDRFWGSGLTEDKINAYQTLRHVLLTLARVIAPYAPLLAEDLYGNLGGGESVHLANYPTADESAIDLTLEQDMESAKQIVELARNVRNETGIKTRQPLSELIVSLDREFDVAGYEEIVKDEINVKSIVVQNSDSGFVDFTFKLNLKVAGKKYGKNVGPIQAYLKSLTADETRAIIAHGSLAMAVDAEELFIPVEELLVEKQAKSGFASASGSGITVALNTDITPELEQEGWVREVIRAVQDTRKKLDLPIEKRIDLVLSVDEGLRAALEAFSHVLEENVLLSSVSYEELEGSERIQLGEKEIGILIKG, from the coding sequence ATGCAACGTGTAGATGTGAAGGAAAAAGCAAGAACGCGCGAGCTTCGCGTATTGAAGCAGTGGGCGGATAACGATACGTTCAAAAAATCGATTGAAAACCGCGAGGGCAAGCCGAATTTCGTATTTTATGAAGGTCCTCCGACCGCTAACGGCGCGCCGCATATCGGCCACGTGCTGGGCCGTGTCATCAAAGATTTTATTTGCCGCTACAAAACGATGTCCGGCTACCGCGTTGTTCGCAAAGCGGGCTGGGATACGCATGGCCTGCCTGTTGAGCTTGGCGTTGAGAAGCAGCTTGGCATTTCTGGCAAGCAGGAGATCGAGAATTACGGCGTAGAAGCTTTTATCAAAAAATGCAAGGACAGCGTCTTTGAATATGAGAAGCAGTGGCGTGAGCTGACCGAGGGCATCGCTTATTGGACAGATCTGGATAACCCGTACATTACGCTTAAAAACGAATATATCGAAAGTGTATGGCATATTCTTTCGACGATTCATAACAAGGGCTTGCTGTATCGCGGCCACCGCGTCAGCCCGTATTGCCCTTGCTGCCAAACGACGCTAAGCTCCCACGAGGTTGCGCAGGGCTATGAGGACGTTAAAGATTTGAGCGCCACTGTCAAGTTTAAGCTTGCTGGCAGCGGCGAATCTGTACTGGCATGGACGACAACACCTTGGACCTTGCCAGCAAACGTAGCATTAGCTGTCAATCCTGAGCTTGAATACGTCCGTGTAGCAAGTGGCGGCGAAGTATTTATCGTCGCTCAAAACCTGGTGGAGAGCGTATTTAAGGAGGAGCACGAAGTGCTGTCCTCGCTTAAGGGCTCCGAGCTGGTAGGCCAAAGCTACGAGCCTCCTTTCAGCTACGTTGCCGTAGAAAATGCACATAAAGTCATCGCTGGAGATTTCGTAAGCGATACGAGCGGTACAGGTATCGTACACATTGCGCCGGCTCACGGTGAGGATGACTACAGAGTGGCACGCCAGAACGGCATCAGCATGCTGAACGTCGTGAACAATGCCGGCCGTTATGTCGATGAAGTGACGGACCTCGCTGGACGCTTCGTCAAAGATTGCGATGTTGACATTGTGAAAATGCTCAGTGAGCGCGGGCTGCTGTTCTCGAAAGAGCGTTACGAGCATAGCTATCCGTTCTGCTGGCGTTGTAAATCGCCGCTATTGTATTACGCGACAGAAAGCTGGTTCATTGAGACGACAGCAGTTAAAGATCAGCTGATCGCTAACAACAATGGGGTAGACTGGTACCCAGGCCACATCCGCGATGGACGCTTCGGCAAATTCCTTGAGGATCTAGTGGACTGGAACATCAGCCGCAACCGTTATTGGGGAACGCCGCTGAACGTATGGATTTGCGAAGCGACAGGCAAGCAATATTCGCCTGGCAGCATTGCCGATCTGCGCGAGCGTGCAGTTGGCGACGTGCCGGAGGACATTGAGCTGCATAAGCCTTACGTCGATGAAATCAAGCTGAAATCGCCGTTTGCCGAAGGCGCAGTCATGACGCGTACGCCGGAAGTGATTGATGTATGGTTCGACAGCGGCTCGATGCCGTTTGCTCAGCATCATGTGCCTTTTGAAAATGCCGAGCGTTTCGCTGAGCAGTATCCGGCTGATATTATTTGCGAAGGCATCGATCAGACGCGCGGCTGGTTCTACAGCCTGCTTGCGGTATCGACGCTCTACAACGGCAAAGCGCCGTATAAAGCGGTGATTTCGACCGGACATATTTTGGATGAAAATGGTCAGAAAATGTCCAAATCCAAAGGCAATGTTATTGATCCTTGGGAAATTATCAACGAGTACGGCACGGATGCTTTCCGTTGGGCCTTGCTTGCGGATAGCGCTCCGTGGAACAGCAAACGCTTCTCGCGTTCGATCGTAGGCGAAGCAAAATCCAAAGTCATTGACACCATTGTCAACACGCATGCTTTCTACGCGCTGTATGCAACCATCGACGGCTTCGATCACCAAAAGCATGAAGAGCGTCATTCGGCGAATAAGCTGGATCGCTGGATCGTCTCGCGTCTGAACAGCCTGATTAAGACGACTGTGAAGGGCCTTGACGGAAATGACTTCCTGAATCCGGCGAAGGCGATTGAAATTTTCGTTGACGAGCTGAGCAACTGGTATATCCGTCGTTCCCGTGACCGTTTCTGGGGCAGCGGACTGACCGAGGATAAGATCAATGCCTATCAAACGCTGCGTCATGTGCTCCTGACACTGGCACGCGTCATTGCGCCATATGCGCCGCTGCTGGCGGAAGATCTCTATGGCAACCTTGGCGGCGGAGAAAGCGTCCATCTCGCAAACTATCCTACAGCCGACGAGTCCGCTATTGACCTAACGCTAGAGCAGGATATGGAAAGCGCGAAGCAAATCGTCGAGCTTGCCCGCAACGTCCGTAACGAAACGGGCATCAAGACGCGTCAGCCGCTGTCTGAGCTGATCGTGTCCCTTGACCGTGAGTTTGACGTAGCAGGCTATGAGGAAATCGTGAAGGATGAAATCAATGTCAAATCGATCGTTGTGCAAAACAGCGACAGCGGATTTGTTGATTTTACATTCAAGCTGAACCTCAAAGTCGCTGGTAAAAAATACGGCAAAAACGTTGGTCCGATTCAGGCATATCTGAAATCGCTGACGGCAGACGAGACGCGCGCCATTATAGCGCATGGCTCGCTCGCTATGGCGGTGGATGCGGAGGAGCTGTTCATTCCTGTCGAGGAGCTTCTCGTTGAGAAGCAAGCGAAATCCGGCTTTGCGTCCGCCTCGGGCAGCGGCATTACCGTAGCCTTGAACACGGACATTACGCCTGAGCTGGAGCAAGAGGGCTGGGTGCGTGAAGTGATCCGTGCGGTTCAAGATACGCGCAAAAAGCTGGATCTGCCAATCGAGAAGCGCATTGACCTGGTGCTTAGCGTCGATGAAGGTCTGCGCGCAGCGCTTGAAGCTTTCAGCCATGTGCTGGAGGAAAATGTACTGCTGAGCAGCGTTTCCTATGAAGAGCTGGAAGGCAGCGAGCGGATCCAATTGGGCGAGAAGGAAATTGGTATTTTGATCAAAGGTTAA